In Caldilineales bacterium, the genomic window CCTGGCCATCACCTTGCCCCAGACCGCTGAAACCACCGGGCTGATCGGCGCCGCCGAGCTGGCCCTGCTCCCGCCCGGCGCCCTGTTCGTCAATGTTGGCCGCGGCCCCATCGTCGATGAAGCGGCGCTGTACCAGGCCCTGCGTTCGGGGCGGCTGCTGGCGGCGGGGATCGACGTCTGGTGGCGCTACCCGGACGACCACGCCAGCCGCAGCCACACCCCACCCTCGGCCTTTCCCTTCCACGAACTGGACAACGTCGTCCTCAGCCCCCATCGCGGCGGCATGGGCGGGGCCGAGGCGATCGAGACCCTGCGCTACACCGCCCTGGCCGGGCTACTCAACGCCGCCGCCCGCGGCGAAGCCATCCCCAACCGCATCGACCTGGGCCGCGGCTACTGATTTGCCAGTGCCGCCCGCCTGCGCTAAACTCAGAGTGGGGCGACGGCTTGTTCGGGTCGCTTATACAACCCCATAGCCACCTTTCATAGACCGGCAAGGAGAGAGACCATGTACTCGCACGATGGAGTTGCCAGAAATCGATCCTGGCGTTGGCTGGCGCTGGCCGCCATCGCGGTCGCGATGCTGATGGCCGCGCTGCCGCAGATTGCCGACGCCGCCAGCGGCCCACGGTGCCGGGGCGTCAGTTGTCGCGGCAAGAACCCGCAGACGATGGGCTGCAGCCGCGATGCCGTCACCCTCGACATCACACCCAAGCCGGGGACGGCCGGGGCGGGCTACAACCAATACACCGAACTGCGCTACTCACGGCGCTGCCAGGCCTATTGGTCGCGCGTCCGCAGCCGGCTGCCGGCAGGCAGCATCGTCTTCACCCGCGCCGCCATCAAGGGCCACACCCAACAGACGCGGGTGGTCAACCCTGGCGGCACGCAGGCCATCAGCCGCATGTGGACCGGCCCTGCTGTTGCCTGCGGCGTGTCGGTGGCGAAGAGCGACCCCAGCTATATGCCGGTGGGCTGCGCCGGCGAAGCGCCGTGATTTGAGGTGCTTCAGGTGCGACGCACTTTGCAAGTGCGTCGCACCTGGATCCCTCCTACCTCACCAACTCCACCAACTTCTCCACCTGATAGCCCGCTTCAGCGTCGGCAGCCTGGAGAATGGCAAGCAGGTCATAGGCCGCTTCGATCTCGGCGGCGGCATGGTCGGGGTCGGCCGCCAGTTGGGCAGCTGCCAGTTGGCAGCCGGCCACCACCAGCAGGCTGTGCAAAAGCTCGGCGAATGACTCCTTGTTGTACCAGAGCACGCCGCCAAAGCGGTTGACCTGCAAGAAGTTCTGCACATCGCGATCGCGCAGCAGGGTTTCGAGCAGGGCCGCCGCCAGGGCCGGGGCGGTGAGATCGGCGGAGGTGGAGCGGAACCACGCCTGGTGCGTGACCAGCGCCTTGAGCAAGGTGACGCTGCGCTGGGCGTCCTTCTGGCCCAGGTCTTGCAGGGCCTGGGCGACGAGCTTGCCCAGCAGCCACTCGTCCAGCCAGCTGCGGGCGCGGGCGGCGAAGTCGGCGTCGTCCACCGCCCGGCCCAGGGCATGGCTGAAGACCCAGGCGAACAAACCGCCCCAGGCGGCGGGCGTCTCGTCCAGACCGGCGCCCAGCAGGGCGGCGGTTTCGGCCCGCAGCCCCAGCCGCTCGGCCAGGGTCGGCAAACCCAGGGCCGCCTCCAGTTCCCGGCGGATGGTCGCGGCCAGCGCCTCCAGGTCGGGTTCAGGCGAGGGGGCGGCTTCAGCGGCGTCCTCATCGCCGGCAGCCGCCTGCTCGGCAGCCGCCTGCTCGACGGCCAAAACGCGCCGGGCGAGGAGGCCCACATCCAGCCCCAGCGCCGCCTCGCTGCCGTGGGCGGCGGCATCCACCGCCGCCCGCTCGGCCGCAAAGCGCCGCACCTCGCGCAACAGGGCCAGCACCTGGGCGCCGATGGCCTCCAGCTTGCCTGTGGCGTCCTCATCTTCGTCTGCCACGATTGGCAGGGCCGGCGCGTCGGGTGGAACGGTTTCATCGACCTGATCCGCGTTCATCCGCGTCACTCCGCGTACCCCACCCTCCTCCGCGTCCATCCCCGTCAATCCACGCACCCCACCCTCCTCGATTTCATCCGCGTTCATCCGCGTCACTCCGCGTACCCCATCACGCGCGTCGAACAGCCAGCGCAAGACGGTGGCGTTGACCAGCTCGCGGTAGGGATAGTGGAGCGGCTGCAAGAACAACTCCTTCACCGCCTCGGCCACGCTGGGCACGCCGCGACCGGCCAGATAGCCCGCCAGCTGCCGGTACTGCCCCCACTCGTTGTCCTGCACCTGCCGGAAATCGACGAAGACGTGCCGCTGATAGGCGCCCAGGCTGATATACAGCCCGCTCTCCACCAGTTCGCGGCCCTGGCGCAGATATTCCAACCCCGTCACCGCATCACGGAAGATCAGCCAGGCGCCGGGGTCGGACGAAAGCTCCAGGCCCTCGGCCAGCGTCTTCTGCCTGAGCTGGCCGCTGCCCTTGTCCAGATAGGCGGCCGAGGTGCGGATCCAGCCGCGGGTGTCGGCGAACTTGTTGTGGTAGACCACCAGGCTGCGCTCGTCGCCCGCCCGGTTGGAATAAGCCAGCACATTCTCGTTCACCAGGCCATCGGTCGTAAAGAAATCATAGAGCAGGAAGTTCTGCACCTCGGCAAAGAGATAGCGCCGCTTGAGCAGCGGCGTGATCTCGCGCAGATGTCTGTCCACCAGCCAGCCATCGGGCGTTTCGTCGTAATAGGCGCGGCGGTACTCCATACCGTACTTCTCTTCGAAGCCCTCGAACTGGCCGTGCCCGAACATCGGCAGGCCCGGCACCGTGGCCATGACTGTCGCCACGCCGAAATACTTGTCCCCCTTGCCGAACTGCGCCACCGCCGTCTCCTCGTCGGGGTTGCTCATAAAGTTGACATAGCGCTTGAGGATTTCGGGGTCGAACTCGACCGTGTTCTTGATCAACTGGCGATACTTGTCGTTGTCCTCATCGCGCAGCATGTGCATGAAGGCGCTGTTGTACACCCGGTGCATCCCCAACGTGCGCACGAAATAGCCCTCCATCAGCCAGAAAGCCTCGGCCAGCAGCAGGGTGTCGGGGGCCTCGGCCGCCACCCTGTCCACCACCTCCCGCCAGAACTCGACCGGGATGGCGGCGTCGAAGTCGGCCTTGCTCATGCCATGTTCGGCGCGCGAGGCGATGGCCCCGCCCGACCCCGGCTCCGGGAACCACAGCCGCTGGATGTGGCGTTTGGCCAGGGTCATGGCGGCGTCGAAGCGGATGACCGGAAACTGCCGGGCCACATGCAGGATGGTCTGGATCACCGCCTCGCGCACCTCTGGCTTCAGGTAATCGAGTTGGGCGGTGTCGTTCCACGGCATGGTGGTGCCATCGTTGCCATGATAGATGAAACGCTCCTCCCCCGTCCACCGATCCGCGCGCTTGAACACCACGGCGGCGTCGGTGCGGTCGAAGTAGTGGTCTTCCAGCCGGATGGCCACGCGCTCGTCGGACGAGAGATCGGGGCCGCTGAAGCTGTAGGCCGGGTAGGGGCTGTGGCTCAGTTGCAGGAACCAGTCAGGATGCTGCACTACCCAGCGCGAATCGATGGCCATGTGGTTGGGCACCATGTCGCTGGCCAGGCGGATGCCGCGCTGCCAGGCCCGCTGCTTCAGGTCGGCCAGGGCGTCGGGGCCGCCCAGGTCGGCGGCGATGGCGTAATCGTGCAGCGAATAGGCCGACGCCACCGCCTCGGGGTTGCCCATCATCTGCTTGATCCGCTGCGAGGCTTTGGATCGCTCCCACAGCCCGATCAGCCACAGACCGGTGATGCCGCGCTCGGCCAGCGCGTCCAGTTCGGCGTCGGGGATGGCGGCCAGGGTGGTGATGGGCCGGCCGTAGCTCTTGCTTAGCTGGTCGAGCCAGACGTAGGCATTGCGGGCCAGCAACACCAGCCGGGGCATCCAATCCCGGTCGGGGCTGTACTGCTCGATCTCGGCCTCCTGCCCGGCAAAGCTGATCGCCTCGATCGGGCCGGGGCCGGCGAAAACGGCCTTGTGTTCTTCGGCGATGAAGTCCAGGCTGCTCAGCAGGCGATAGAGATGCGGCCCGATCAGCCGCGTCCAACGGGTGCGCACGAACTCCAGCTGGCCCTCCAACGAATGGGGAGCGGCGCGCATCGGCGCCTGCAACATGTCCAGGAGGTTTTCCTCGCCCGACCCCAGCCCCTCCTGCCCGCGCAAGAACTCGGTCAGCCCGGCCACCATCTGCTGATAGGCGCTCCCCTGCTCGATGGCGTGGTCATCGAACAGTTCGAGATAGGGGGCAAAGGCCGGGTTGATGTTCGACAACCACAGCATCAACAATTCCTCGGTCTGCACCTCGCGATGCGAGAGGCCGCCAGTCTGGCCTTGCAGATAGTTCTCGAGTTCCAGCTCGCGGCGGTACACGGCCGCGGGCGGGAAGCGCTCGCCAAAACGCCGGAGGGTGGTCGCCACGGCCTCGTCCCCCAGTTGCTCGTTCAGGAAGTCCAGCGCCTGCCCCATCAGCGCGGGATTCACCTGCTGCCGGTGTTGGGCCAGGATGAGGTGCAACACCTCGTCGATGACGCCCAGGGCGTTGATCTCGCTGGCCCCGATCGCGCGCTCGGGAAAGCGCAGCAGGTCGCGACGGGCGTTCATCTTGTCGGCAAAGACGCGGGCGGCGTAGAAATCGGCGATGACGGCGTTGCCGCTGAAAGCGAAGATCGACTGGTCGAACTGGTAGAAGTCACGCGGGTCGCGGGCGACGTGGAACTCGAACACCGGCTGGCGGCGGATGGGGCCGGGCAGCGAAGGAATGGCGATGATGAGGGGGCGAGCAGCAGGGTGGGGCATGAATGGCTTCCTTTGGTTCGGCGATGGCGGCAAGCTGTGGGCGGATGGCTGGGATGGGCGGATCGGATGGCGGTACTTGGTGGGCGGATAGCTGGGATGGGCGGATCGGAAGACGGGAGGCGGGTTCAGGGGCCGAAGGTGCGGGTGCAGGAGACGGCCGGGGTGCGCTGATCGCTGATCGTCTGGCCGGCGTCGTTCTTGAGCGTGATCGTGGCCTGGCCGCCCTCCACCTCCACCAGCCCGTAGGAATAGGCGTCGAGATGCCGGCAATCGACCCCGATCAGATCGAGAGCGGCATGCATTTGCCCCACCGCCCCCGGTCCAATGAAACGCGTCAGCGCCTCTTCCAGCGTCAGGGCGGCGACGGGGCCGGTGATGGCTTCGTAAGCGATGGGGGCCGGATCGGTGAACTTGTCGAGATAGACATCGTTCATCAGGTTCATGTGGGCGTCGCCGCTGAGGAAGATGACGCCCGCGATCCCCTGGTCGCGGATGAAGTTCAGGATCTCGGCCCGCTCGGCCCCGTAGCCCTCCCAGCGGTCGTAAGGCCCCAGGTAGTACTGCTGGATCGGCACCTCGCTGATGACGAACTTAAAGGTCGCGCTCGAACTCGCCAGCGCCTGCTTGAAAGCCGCCTTCTGGGCCGCGCCCAGCAGGGTGCGGCTGGAGTCGGCGATGGCCTCGCGGCAACCAAAGGGCGGGATAGGCGACAGGCCGAGTTGGAGCCGGCCGGCCGAAGGCAGGGTAGGCGCCGAGTCTTCGATGCCGTTCTGGTCGAGGCAAAGCGGGCTGGCATCGGCGCTGCGGCACGAACGCAGGTCGAGGACGATGACATCGACCTCGCTCCCCCAATGGAAAAGACGGAACAAGGGCGGGCCGGCGCAGGCGCCATCGGCCGGCAGGTCGCTCTGGTTCACGGGCAGATACTCGCCAAAGGCCTGGCGGCCAATGGCATAGCGCCCCGGATCGACCGTCTGACCGGCGAAGTCGTTGATCACTTCGTGGTCGTCCCAGATGGCGACGGTCGAGACAGAGGCCAACAGATCGCGCAGGGCGGGGTAGCTGCGGTTCAGGCGGTAGAGGGCGCGGTAGTCGGCCAGGGTTTGGGCGGGGCCGGAGGGGCGCAGAAAAGAGTCGGCGTAGACCGTATCACCCAGGTAAACGAAGAAGTCGGGCTGATCGGCCCGGATGGCCGCCAGCGCCTGGAACTCGTTGATCCCTGGCTGCCCTTCCACCAGGGCGCCGTCGGTGTCGCCGCTGAAGGCGAAACGGACGGGGGCGGCTTGGGCGGGCAGGGGGGCGGTGCTGAAGCTGCCGGTGGGGCTGGCAAGGCGGCCCCAACGCCAGCGATAGAAGTAGCGCTGGCCAGAGGCGAGACCGTTTGCCCGCACCTGGGCGGTGAAATCGGCGGCGGCAGTGAGGGTGACGGGGGTGGTGAACACCAGCTGGCCGAAGTCGGCGCTGGCGGCCACCTCCAGGGCGAGGGTGACTTCGCTGCCCCCGCGCGTCCACAGGGTCGCCCCGGCGCCGGTTGCATCCCCGCTGGCCACCCCCTCGCTAAACTGCGGCCGCGGGCCGGCCCGCAACAGCAGCGGCAGATGCACGGTGCTCAACGCCGTTGCCGGCTCCCCGCCGCCGTTGGCGCCAACCACAGTGACGCCATAGACCATGACGGCGACGAGAAAGGCCAGGAGGGGAACGATGAGGCGCTTCATAGACCGGCAAAAAAGTGAGCGGAAAGTCGGCGCTCATTATCCCCCCTCCCGCCCAGATGCCCAAATATCCCGCCGCCAGCGCGCCGCTAACGCGCCGCCAGCGGTTGTCCGCTCGCCAAGACAATGTACAAGTTGGTACAATATGACGCAGATCATATACAGGGGGCGCGGACTGTGTATTACTATAGATGCTTCACCTCCCATCTGGCACCCCTCATCGGTGCACCTCCTTTCAGTGTGTGTGTGTGTGGAGAGACCCCCGGCGCTAACAACGCCGGGGGTTCTCTTTGTGGGGCAGGAGGGCGCCAGGGGTGGCTGCTGCGCCCCTGCCGCCCAGATGATGCTCAGGGACCCGTCTCAGGCCCCGGCGAGATCGCTTGTCTCGGCCCCGGCCGGGCGCGCCTGCTGAAAAACCCCGTGCATCCAGCGCACCCAGGCGAAAAGCGCGATCAACTCGGCCAGGGCCTCGACTTCGACATCGAGCGCCGAGGCCATGCGCTCGTAGACGCGCGGTATCCGCCCCGCGACGACATCATCGACGAATTCATTGAGGACGGTTTCGGTTCGGCTGGCATTGTTCATCGTTGCACACTCTCTCTTTGGCCAAGACGAAGTGAGGGGTCGATTGGTAACTGGCTGCGCCCGCCTCTTGCCGGCCTGTGCCGCCGCCGCCGGTTGGCGAGACTTGCGCCTCTGGTTTACAATCAAGCGTCAGCATTCGCCCACTATGCCGCACCCCACCTTCAAGCTCCGCTGCCGTTTCTGCAACCAACCGGTCGATTGGCCGCCGCCAAGCGCCCGTTGTGCGCGCCCTTCTTGCCGCGGCCCCTTGCAGCCGCGCGCCAACATCGTCTTCGACCCCAGCCTGATCGAGCCGTCGGAGCAAGGGATGTGGCGCTACCGGCACCTGCTCCCGCCGCTGCCCGATAACCCGGTCACACTCGGAGAGGGCTTCACCCCCCTGCTTCCCCTCCCCGAGGCGCGGTTCCAGATCCAGGTCAAGAACGAAAGCCTGAACCCCACCGGCAGCTACAAAGACCGCGGCGCCGCCCTGTTGATCAACAGCGTCGACGGCGATCAGGTCGTCATCGACGATTCCTCCGGCAATGCCGGCGCCGCCCTGGCGGCCTACGCTGCCCGCGCCGGCCGCCGCGCCCGTATCTACGCGCCGGCGCGAGCGCCCAAAGCAAAACGCGACCAGATCCTGCGCTACGGGGCCGAGTTGGTGCCCGTCCCCGGCACGCGCACCGATGTCACCCTGGCCGCCGAAGCCGCCGCCGAAGCCGACGATGTCTTCTACGCCAGCCATGTCTGGCACCCCGGCTACGCCATCGCCATGCAAACCGTCGCCTGGGAGATTTGGGAACAGATGGGCGGGCGAGCGCCCGATTGGGTCATCCTGCCCGTAGGCAATGGCGCCCTCTTGCGCGGGGTGCGTTGGGGTTTTCGCGCCTTACAGAAGGGCAAACGCATCCGCACCCTGCCGCGGCTGGTGGCCGTCCAGGCGGCCAACTGCGCCCCGCTTTGCGCCCTCAGCCGCGGGGCCTACGACCCGGCCACGTTCAAGGCCCGGCGCACCATCGCCGATGGCGTCAGCATCGCCCACCCCCCCTTGTTGGAGGCCATGTGGGCAGCCGTGGAAAAGACCAGGGGCCTGGTCGTCGCCGTGCCCGAAGCGGCCATCCGTCCGGCGTGCAGTGAGCTTGCCCGCCGCGGCTTCTTCGTCGAACCGACGGCCGCCCTGCCCTACGCCGCCCTCAGCCAATTGCAGGAAGCGATCTCGCCCGAAGATGCCGTCGTCCTCATCCTCACCGGTCATGGCTTCAAGTCCGTCCGCTAGAAACGCCTTCCAGCTCGTGCTCGACTTCGAACAACGGCTGGCGGTCTCGTTCAACGACAAGACCCTGTTGCTGCGCGCCCTCACCCATCGCTCCTACCTCAACGAATCCGCCCTCAACTTCGCCGACAACGAACGCCTGGAATTCCTGGGCGACGCCGTGCTCGATCTGCTGGTGGCCGAACTGCTCTATCAACGTTTCCCCGAGCTGCACGAAGGCTTTCTGACGGCCATGCGCTCCAGCCTGGTGCGCCGCGAGGCCCTGGCGCAATTCGCTCGCCAACTCGAGCTGGGCCAACACCTGCTGATGGGCCACGGGGAAGAGGAAAGCGGCGGGCGCGAGCGCGACGCCATCCTCTGCGCCGCCTTCGAGGCCATCATCGGCGCCATCTACCTCGACCAGGATCTGGCTGTCGCCGACCGCTTTCTCCGCCCCTTGATCGAACCCGAGCTACAAGCCCTGCGCAACGGCCAGATGCAAAAAGACGCCAAGAGCCTGTTGCAGGAATGGTCGCAGGCGACGCTCAACGAGACGCCCGCCTATGTCACGGTCGAGACCAGCGGCCCCGACCATGCCCGCGAGTTCACCGTGGCCGTGCGCATCGGCGGCGCCACCTATGGGCTGGGCCGCGGCGCCAGCAAGCAACGCGCCGCCCAAGAGGCCGCCGGCGTCGCCCTGTCGGCCCTGCAAGCCCCGAAGCCGGCCCCTGAGCCGGAAGCCCCACCTCCTCCTGAACCCACCCTGCCATGAGACGCTTCAACCGCGGCTATGTCTGGCTGTTCCTGGCCGTCCTCATCGTTGCCCTGCTCTCGGTGCGCTGGACGCACCAACAGTTCGAGGGCCGCTACCAGGCCCGCATGGAAACCATCGCCGGCTACACGCTCGACGACTGGCTGACCGTCCTCAAGCTCGACGACCTGCTCGGCGACCCGCCCGTGACGCCGCAGCCACCCCCGAATCCGTGAGCCGGCTCACGGATTCGGGTCGTATTTGCATCGCTGCCCGCCCAAGCCGTTGAAGTAGATACAGAGCTTGATATAGGCCGGGCGCCAGAAGGTCTGGCCGGGGGGGCTGGGGTCCATGATCGACCAGTGATACTGCTCGGTGGCAGCCGTCCACTCGGCGTCGGGCATGTAGATCAACGACATCAAGCCCACCCACGGCCAGTTGGCGGCCGCATACTGGTAGGCGCGCACCAGATAGTCGCCCTGCACGTTGGGGTCGATGCCGGCCCCGGCCCCGTGCCAGTAGTAGGGGCTGTCGCTGCGCGGGTCCGACGTCCAGCCGAACTCCAGCACGACAACCTTTTTGTCGGCGTCGCCGAACTGCTCCATGATGCGGCGGATGTCTTCGATATGGCGGAACGAATAGACGCGCAGCCGCTCGGCCGGGCTGGGGTCGTTGTTGTAGAACTTGGGGTTGCCGGCGATGGTGGCCGGGTCGGTTTCGGGTGCGACGGCGTAACCGGCGCCATGCACCCCCAACATATCGAAATAGCCGTCGCTGTTGCCGCCCATCGCCTCGTACATCTGGCGGTAGAACTTCTCGTCGTACATGGCGTCGGCCTGGTCGGCGGTGGTAGGAGCCATGCCGGCCGTGATCACGATGGCGTTGGGGTCAGCGGCCTTGACGGCCCGATAGGCCCGCTGTAGCAGCCGCGCATAGCCAGCCGGGTCGACCGTCTTGTTGCCCCACTCGCGCGCCAGATTCGGTTCGTTCCAGATCTGATAAGCCTGGATGCGCCCGCGGTAACGCTGGGCCAGGGCGCCGACGAATTCGGCAAAGAGCTCGGCGTTTTCGGGCGGGTTGCCGGCCCAGAACGGCTTGTCGGCTGCGGGCGAGGCCCGCACCAGCAGCTTCAGCCCGTGCTGCTCCGCCTGTTGGACGATGCGGTCGGTGCGCGACCAATCGAACTGGCCCCGGCCGGCGCCCTCGATATCCTGCCAGGCAAACCACTGTTTGACCCAGTTGAAGCCGGCGTCCTTCATCAGGCCCAGGTCGCGGTCGGCCACCTCGGGCCGCCACCACAAAAAGGCCTGGGCACCGTAATCGGGCGACCGCATGCCCGGCGAGACCGGGGGCCGCTGCGGGACAGGGGTGGCGGTGGGGGGCGCCGCAGTCGGCGTGGGCGGCTCGGCGGTGGGGGTGGCATCGGCCGGCGCCGTCGCTTCAGCCGGGGCGGTGGTCGCCGTCGGCTCAGCCGGGGTGGGGCTGGCGGGCGGCTGGGTGGCCAGGCCGCTGTCGGGCAGTGGCGTGGGCGAGGCCGCCGCAGATGCCGCGGGCGGGGTGGGTGTTTTCGTCGGCGTGGGCGTGGCCGCGGGCGCTCCGCCCTGGCAGCCACCCAAGAACAGCACCGACGCCGCCAGCACCAGCATCAACCCACCCGTCAGCATCCCAAAAAGAAAAGATGATGCCTGGCGCCGGCTGTGAGTGTTTTCTCTACGCATGTGTGGATGATAGGAGAAAGCGTTTGCGTGTTGCGTAGTCCGCACCAGAGTCCGTCCTACGCAACACGCAAGACGAAACATGCTATTTCGGCATGTTCTTGATGGCGTCGTACACCGGCCGCCCCCACACCGCCCATTGCGCCAGCTCGGTGCCGGGGTTGGTGATGCCGAAGTTCAGGTTCCAGAGCAAGGCCGGGCCAACATAGCCAGTGCCGCGCATCCACTGGTAGAACTCGGCCGTCCAGCGGGCTTGTTCGTCCAGCGAGTTGTCGTTGGCGTAGCCATAGGCCGGGTGCAGGGCGCCGCCGGCAGCCCAACCGAATTCGGTCGGCCAGACGCGCTTGTTGCCATCGCCGTACTTCAGCATGATGTTGCGGTAGCCTTCCACGGTCGAGCGAGCCGACCAGGAATGGTGTGGGCTGTCGCACGGGCCGCGGAAGCTGGCATTGTCGCTGATGATGAAGTCACAGGCTTGCTGCCAGCCGATGCTAGGCGGGACGTTGTAGCCGCTGGGGTGGGAGCCGATCCCGTCGGCGTAGTTCTTCAAGCCGAAGCGGTACATGGCCTCCAGATACTGGAAGTCGTCGATGGCGAGGGCGCCGACATTGCCGGCCGGCGTGAGCGCGCCGCTGATGACCATCGTCTGCGGGCAGGCGGCCTTGATCGAGGCATAGGCGCGCTTCAGCAGTTCCATGTAGCGGGCCGGGTCGAGCGGCTCATTGCCCCATTCGTAGTGCAGGTTCTGCTCGTTCCAGACTTCGATGGCCTTGACCTTGCCGCAGTAACGACCGGCATAGGCGCCGACGAAATTGGCGTAGGTTTGCGGGTCCGCCGGCGGGCCTTCGACGCCGAAATCGGTGTTGCCGGGCCGCGCCCAGTTCGGCGATTTGACGATGGAGACGAGGATATTGAGGCCCTGCCCAGCGAAGAAGTTGACGAGATCATCCTGCCAGCTATAGGCGCCAGGCCCGCCTTCCATGTCTTTCCAGGGCGCCTGCCATTTGACCCAGTTGAAACCGGCGTTTTTGATGGCGCTGGCGGCAAAACCCAGGTCGGCGCCGCCGTAGGGCTGGATCTGCATCCCGTAGCCAAAGCTGCCGCCGCCGGCCGGACGCGGCGCCGGCGGGTTGCTGCCGC contains:
- a CDS encoding pyridoxal-phosphate dependent enzyme gives rise to the protein MPHPTFKLRCRFCNQPVDWPPPSARCARPSCRGPLQPRANIVFDPSLIEPSEQGMWRYRHLLPPLPDNPVTLGEGFTPLLPLPEARFQIQVKNESLNPTGSYKDRGAALLINSVDGDQVVIDDSSGNAGAALAAYAARAGRRARIYAPARAPKAKRDQILRYGAELVPVPGTRTDVTLAAEAAAEADDVFYASHVWHPGYAIAMQTVAWEIWEQMGGRAPDWVILPVGNGALLRGVRWGFRALQKGKRIRTLPRLVAVQAANCAPLCALSRGAYDPATFKARRTIADGVSIAHPPLLEAMWAAVEKTRGLVVAVPEAAIRPACSELARRGFFVEPTAALPYAALSQLQEAISPEDAVVLILTGHGFKSVR
- a CDS encoding alkaline phosphatase D family protein, which gives rise to MKRLIVPLLAFLVAVMVYGVTVVGANGGGEPATALSTVHLPLLLRAGPRPQFSEGVASGDATGAGATLWTRGGSEVTLALEVAASADFGQLVFTTPVTLTAAADFTAQVRANGLASGQRYFYRWRWGRLASPTGSFSTAPLPAQAAPVRFAFSGDTDGALVEGQPGINEFQALAAIRADQPDFFVYLGDTVYADSFLRPSGPAQTLADYRALYRLNRSYPALRDLLASVSTVAIWDDHEVINDFAGQTVDPGRYAIGRQAFGEYLPVNQSDLPADGACAGPPLFRLFHWGSEVDVIVLDLRSCRSADASPLCLDQNGIEDSAPTLPSAGRLQLGLSPIPPFGCREAIADSSRTLLGAAQKAAFKQALASSSATFKFVISEVPIQQYYLGPYDRWEGYGAERAEILNFIRDQGIAGVIFLSGDAHMNLMNDVYLDKFTDPAPIAYEAITGPVAALTLEEALTRFIGPGAVGQMHAALDLIGVDCRHLDAYSYGLVEVEGGQATITLKNDAGQTISDQRTPAVSCTRTFGP
- a CDS encoding YjfA family protein → MYSHDGVARNRSWRWLALAAIAVAMLMAALPQIADAASGPRCRGVSCRGKNPQTMGCSRDAVTLDITPKPGTAGAGYNQYTELRYSRRCQAYWSRVRSRLPAGSIVFTRAAIKGHTQQTRVVNPGGTQAISRMWTGPAVACGVSVAKSDPSYMPVGCAGEAP
- the rnc gene encoding ribonuclease III yields the protein MASSPSARNAFQLVLDFEQRLAVSFNDKTLLLRALTHRSYLNESALNFADNERLEFLGDAVLDLLVAELLYQRFPELHEGFLTAMRSSLVRREALAQFARQLELGQHLLMGHGEEESGGRERDAILCAAFEAIIGAIYLDQDLAVADRFLRPLIEPELQALRNGQMQKDAKSLLQEWSQATLNETPAYVTVETSGPDHAREFTVAVRIGGATYGLGRGASKQRAAQEAAGVALSALQAPKPAPEPEAPPPPEPTLP
- a CDS encoding cellulase family glycosylhydrolase, which codes for MRRENTHSRRQASSFLFGMLTGGLMLVLAASVLFLGGCQGGAPAATPTPTKTPTPPAASAAASPTPLPDSGLATQPPASPTPAEPTATTAPAEATAPADATPTAEPPTPTAAPPTATPVPQRPPVSPGMRSPDYGAQAFLWWRPEVADRDLGLMKDAGFNWVKQWFAWQDIEGAGRGQFDWSRTDRIVQQAEQHGLKLLVRASPAADKPFWAGNPPENAELFAEFVGALAQRYRGRIQAYQIWNEPNLAREWGNKTVDPAGYARLLQRAYRAVKAADPNAIVITAGMAPTTADQADAMYDEKFYRQMYEAMGGNSDGYFDMLGVHGAGYAVAPETDPATIAGNPKFYNNDPSPAERLRVYSFRHIEDIRRIMEQFGDADKKVVVLEFGWTSDPRSDSPYYWHGAGAGIDPNVQGDYLVRAYQYAAANWPWVGLMSLIYMPDAEWTAATEQYHWSIMDPSPPGQTFWRPAYIKLCIYFNGLGGQRCKYDPNP